Genomic segment of Apium graveolens cultivar Ventura chromosome 7, ASM990537v1, whole genome shotgun sequence:
AGCCGAGTCTGCAGCTAAGGCCTACTCAGGTGTTTGTTTCCTGTTTTACAGAATCGTGGAGTAGTAGATCAGGAGTAGGAATGTAGTTGCTATTTTGTAGGAACCAGTAACTCTTGTTTCTGTTTAAGTACATCTTGTTATCTTTAGTTCTCAATAACAAAAGTGGAGTATCATATTGAGCTCTTCAGCTATATCCATTTTGTGTGTTAAAGAGTTTAAATATATAGTCCTGATTcttcagttggtatcagagctcataTATTCAAAGTATTCACGAGACATGACTGCAAGATGGAAAATGGGAAAAACAAAGGTGGATCGTTTGGGCTAACTTACCTAATGTTGGCCAAGGGAAATTATGGCGTAGGCTTTGAAAATAAGGGTATTTATGCAGGCCCAGGGAGTATGGGCTGTGATAAAAGCGACTGGCCCCAAAGCAGCGGTTTATGGTAAAAGTGACAAGATTACCTTGGCCATGATTTACCAGGGCATACCTGAAGACATGTTATTATCCATCGCCGAAAAGAAAACAGCCAAAGAGGGGTGGGAAGCCATTAAAGTCATGCGCCAGGGAGCTGATCGTGTAAAGAAGGCCAGAGTGCAAATAGTTAAGGCGGAGTTCGAGACTCTATGGATGGATGATGTTGAGCAACTTGATGACTTTTATATGAAGCTTAATGGTCTGATGTCTACCATTCGAGCTTTAGGAGAAAAAATGCAtgactcatatattgttaagaAGCTGCTTCGAGCTGTTCCGTCCAGATTTCTCCAAATAGCTTTAACAATCGAGCAGTTTGGAGATTTAGAGAAAATGACAGTTGAAGAGACCGTTGGTTCACTTCAAGGTCATGAGGAAAGATTGAAAGGGCAGAATGAGACAACAGGGAGTAAGTTGCTGTTGATAGATGAGGAGTGGTCCAGGCGTGAGAAAAATGACACTAAACTTTTACTCACACATGAGGCCTGGCTGAAGCGTACAAGCAACACTTATGGGTCTGGCAATTGGCGAGGTGGTCGTGGTTTCAAAGGCACGAGTCGAGCCCAAAGCACTGTGAGGTGTTTCAACTGTAATATATTGGGGCATTATGCTGCAGATTGCAAGAGGCCTCGTCGAGAAAGAAATCAAAAGTCTGAAGCAAATCTGGTGGAAATCAAAGATGACGAGCCTGCATTATTGCTGTCTGAGCTAGATGAAAGTAAGACAACAATGGTGTTGCTGAACAAGGAGAAAGTAATCCCGTGATTGGAGACAGACCCCACAACGAAGAGAATGTCATAAGtatggtacttggacaatggAGCTAGTAACCATATGACCAGAGATAAAAGAAAATTCTAGACGCTGGATGAAGGAATAATAGGTGAGGTAAAGTTTGGAGACGGGTCAACCGTGAATATCAAAGGGAAAGGGTCAATCACTTTCAAGTGTAAAAACCAAGCAGAAAAAATATTTTCTAATGTGTTCTACATTCTATGCCTCTGGAATAACATTATAAGTCTTGGACAGATGTCGGAAGAAGGAAACAAGGTGGTAATGCTTGGTGAACTACTGTGGGTTTATGAGAAAGATGGGAGGGCATTGATGAAAGTCAAGAGGTCACTGAATCGTTTGTATAAAATTGTGCTGGAAGAGTCACTAGGTTCCTGCTTACTTACAAAGAATACAAAGATGGAAGAAGACTCATGGCTTTGGCACTGTCGCCTAGGCCACGTCAATTTTAACGCAATGTCCACCATGAAGAAAAATTATATGGTTGTGGGTCTACCCAGATTACTTTAACCTACTGAAGCATGCAAGGGATGTCTCATGGAGAAGCAAACACAGACTCTGTTTCCCTCTCAGTCGAACTATGCATCTAGCAAAGGGTTAGAGCTAGTCCACGGTGAATTATACGGACCAATCTCTCCACCGACCCCATCTGGAAAGAGGTATTTCTTACTTTTAATCGATGTTTTCATTCATATGATGCGGGTTTTCTTTCTATCGACAAAAGATGAAGCTTTTGAAggttttaaaaaatttaaagcACTGGTTGAAAATAAGTCAGACAAGGAAATTAAAACTCTCCGTATTGATAGAGGTTGTGAGTTCTGTTCCCTGAAATTTAAAAAATTCTGTGAAGATGCTGGAATTTTTAGGCAATATACTGCTCCTTAttctccacaacaaaatggtgtggtgtaATGAAGAAATAGAACAGTATAAGCCATGTCACGAAGTTTTTTTAAAGGAGAAGGGCGTACCGTCAGAATTCTAGGGGGAAGCAGTAAAGCACTCAGTATACGTGCTAAACAGATTGCGTACACGAGCCTTGTCAAGCTATACACCCTATGAAGCTTTGACAGGGAGTAAACCTGATATCTCTCATCTCAGAGTGTTTGGTTGTTGTGCATATATGAAGGTACCATCGGTGCATACTCAAAAATTGGATGATCGCAGTTAATATGTTGTGTACTTTTGACGGGAGCCCGGCACAAAAACCCATCAACTATATGACCCAGACAAAAAGAAGGTATATGTCAGCAGATATGTAAAATTCGTGGAATCAAACTCGTGGGTTTGGAACATTGTAGGCAAAACAAATGAAGCCCATACTCAGTTCTTTACTATCAACACGGCTAATGAACAGAGTTCTAGTGAAGCTGTTACAGAGGAGGTTGAAGAACGTGCAACACCAGTTACCCAGACTATATCAGGCCAGTCGAGTGAGACACTCCCATCCAGTGGATCAATATCAACAGATAACAGCAGTTCTCAGACATCAGGTGCAAGCAGCATACCAAAACGTTTCAGAACATTGTCTTCAATCTATGGCACTACAGAAGAAATAGAGGCGGAGGATGAGCACTTGTTATTCTTGGGGGTCGAGGAGCCAGTTACATATACTCAGGCCACCAAAGAACAGGCTTGGAATAATGTTATGCGAATCGAAATAGAAGCTATTGAAAGAAACAGTACATGGTGGTTAGTTGAGCTTCCCATTAGCCAGAAACCAATAAGTTTAAAATGGGTCTACAAATTAAAGAAAAATGCTGAAGGAGACATGGTGAAGCAAAAATCGAGGCTTGTCGCAAAAGGATATGTGCAGAAATAGGGAGTCGATTTTGAGGAGGTGTTTGTGCTAGTAACCCGTCGTAAAACTATGTGTTTATTGTTGGCGTTAACATGAAAAAACTGCTGGGAAGTCCATTATCTTGATGTTAAATCAGCATTTTTGAATGGCGATTTACAAGAAGACATTGATGTTATGCAGCCAGAGGGTTTTGTGCAAAAAGGCAAGAAACATATGGTGTACAAGTTACTAAAAGTGTTGTATGGACTTCGACAGGCTCCACGGGCCTGGTATGTTAAGTTAAATAAGTGCTTGGAAATTCTGGGCTTCACTAAATTCCCATATGGGCATGCAGTATATACGAAGCGGGTAGGCAATGAAACATTGAAAATTGGAGTATATGTAGATGACTTGTTGGTTATAGGAACCAGTATATCACTCATAAACTCGTTCAAGGAACAGATGAGTCAGATATTTGATATGAGCGATCTTGGCAGATTGTCTTATTAATTCGGAATAGAAGTGAGCCAAGGAAAGGAGTTCATCGAGCTGAAGCAGACTTCATATGCAAAGAAACTGCTAGAGAGGTGTGGTATGGATGAATGTAAGCCTACAAAATATCCAATGGAGCCAACTTTACAGCTACACAAGGATGTAAATAGAAAGCCAGTAGACTCAACTAAGTTTAAAAGTGTTGTGGGAGGTCTGATATATCTGGTTCATACGCGACCAGATATCTCATATGCTATTGGAATTGTAAGCCGCTACATGGAGTGACCCACGGTCATGCACTGGTATGCTGTGAAGAGAATTCTCCGTTATTTGAAAGGTACGCTTGGTTTTGGTCTGATCTATTTAGAGGGAAGTGGAAATAACATTTATCGGGGTACTCTGATAATGATCTAGCGGGGTAAACAGATGACAGGAAATCTACTGGGGGAATGGCTTTATATTTAAATGAGAGTTTGATTACATGGGTGTCTCAGAAACAGCGCTGCGTAGCTCTATCATcatcatgtgaagtagaatttATGGCAGCTACGGTGGCTGCTTGTCAAGGTATATGGCTACGAAATTTGTTGGGAAATATTACAGATAACAAGAATCCTGTGTTCTACTGGATAAGTAAACACATTGATGTACAATACCATTTTATTCGTGAATGTGTTGAGCGAGGTGAAATAAAGGTTGAGCATATTGGAACTGGAGATCAGCATGCAGATGTCTTGACTAAAGCAATGGCCACTGTAAAGTTGGAGAGACTACGGCCACTGCTTGGCATGAAGAACTTGCATAAACCAAAATTAGATTTAGGGGTATTTATTGGTTTTAATTTAAATTTGGTTTTTATATTATAAAGTTTGTTTTTAAATAAATCAGTTGTTAAGCTGAGTCTACAACTAAGGCCTAGTCTGGTGTTTGTTTCCTGTTTTATAGGATCGTGGAGTAGTAGATCGGGAGTAAGAATGTAGTTGCTATTTTTTAGGAACCAGTAACTCTTGTTTCTGTTTAAGTACTTCTTGTAATCTTTAGTTCTAAATAACAAAAGCGGAGTATCACATTGAGCTCTTCAGCTATATCTATTTTGTGTGTTAAAGAGTTTAAATATATAGTTCTGATTCTTCAATTTTAAGTCTTCTACATcttatatgaaagtggaaaaCTACTTATAGACTTATAGTATTATGCGATAAGCTGGGcaatgaaaaaaaattaaaatagtcAGGAAAATGGGGAATTCCGAGAATTGAACTCGGAACCTATCGCGCCCTAAGCGAGAATCATACAACTAGACTAAATTCCATCATGGGTGCAAACCAAAAAACAGTTTAGAACATCTCTATCACCCCCAAAAGAGGAACAAGTAACACAAAAAGATTTGAAGCATCCCACTGTCTGATTTTTATCTTTAATCCATAGAGTTTATGTTGGAGAGCATTGATTTTGTAGCAAACAACTTTATTTTGGTAACAAACATTTATCTATCCGTCTTTCCTTTTTAGATGATTATTGAACAAACTATTTTAAAGTATTCATTATGGTTTCTTTTGTAATTCACTGGCACTGCACTTACCTCACACCTCTTTTGTTGTGGCTTGAGGGTCAAGCGTATTAGGAGCTAAAAATTATGGTAAATTATAATTGAATATAGacattaagaaattgatttttgatAAGGAGCCGAAGAGCTGCAAATGTCCATCATATCTCGAACCACAAATGGATTAAGCTACCAATCCACTTCGAACACGTTCATTTAATACAAACAGAAACATCCTCATACGATAGATGTCGAATTCCATGctcacaattcaaattattatacACGTAAATAACGACATACTATTATTACATATTTGTATAGTCATAAATGAAATCCATCAATTTCGTATTCTTTTTTATTATTCAATTTCATATCCAGACTCTCTTGAGAATACAGACATAATTCAAAGCACAAATGAATATAGGCAAAAATAGAAAGGAATATACGCGAGGCTGTTAAATAAAGTGAAGAATctacaaacataatgttatacaATTTATGCATTCAATCACATATATGTGTTTCCTTGATGTTTCAACCAATTTTTTTAGAGAAAATTATACACGGACCATAAGTATAAATTGGTGTTGGTCGCTTCCATGGATTACAATGCGGACTAGAGCAAAACTGAACCCGCGTAGTTTATGCAGATTGCTTCTCCATTGGTTCCATCACAACACTTGCAAATCAATCCTAATATTCCCTATAATTTTGAGTTACCTCATCTATTCATCGTATCATTATTCATTTTACTAAGAGAGGACCATCAAATGAATTTAATTAAACTGAATTTCTAAAttacaagtcattatatttatcCGGTTTACTTACAGGCATATCACCATCATGAAGTAGAAACTTCAATCTCGTGCAGCTCCCAGGGTTCATTCTAATATGTTAGACGCGTGGATAATTGATTTCACAAATTCTCATTTGACATGTAGTCATAATAAACTTGTTGGATAAACTTAACTCTTTGTGTTCTAAGGAATGTTCTAGAAGGCTGCACTATATTCATAGAACCTGATAATGTATTTATTTTAGATACATGTATGTTGGTTGATATTCTCCTCATAATTCATGGAGAAATATGTATTTAAAGAGTATTGTATTAATCAGAAATAAGATAAGTAATACAAGAGATATAGTTCTATATTGTGTTCTGCACTCTACATACTAAAATCATACTGTAATCATACATAAAAACACCAACatattggtatcagagcctacaCCATGAATAACTTTTTTGCTGTTCCAAAACTTACCAAAGAAAATTATGGACACTGGAGTATACGCATGAAAGCACTGTTGGGGTCGCAGGAGGCATGGGACATTGTTGACAAAGGATACGAGGAACCTGGGAATGAAGGAGCTATGAATTAGGCTCTGAAAAATGCTCTAGAAAAGGCACGGAAACAAGATCAACAAGCTTTATCAATTATACACATGGGCTTagatgcagacatgtttgaaaAGCTGGCATTAGTAACAAAATCAAAGGAAGCCTGGGATATTTTGCAGAACAATTTCAAAGGGGTTGACAAAGTTAAAAAGGTATGATTACAAACCCTACGTGGTGAGTTTAAACCATTACATATGAAAGAAACAAAATCGGTTCCAGATTATTTTACAAGAGTCTCTTCTACCGTAAATCAAATGAAGAATTATGGAGAAAAGTTTGAAGATGCTCGTGTCAATGAAAAGATATTAAGATCTTTGAATACAAAATTGCAAATTGGTGGCATATCCATTGAAGAATCAAATGATACGGAAACCATAACCACTGATCAACTCATGGGATCATTACAAGCATATTCAGAAAGATTATTGAAGAAGGAAGAAGTGGATTCTCTGGTGTTAAAAACTAATGCTTCTGTTGAAGATAAAGACAAGCTGCTGTACTCACAACATACTAGAGGAAGAGGTCATGGACGTGCAAATCAAAGTTTTAATCGAGGCAGAGGATGAGGATATATAAGCAATAGATTTGAAGGAAGAGAGCAAGCAAATTAACAAAACTGGCATGGAGAAGTTAGTAGCCGTGGTAGAGGCGGCAGAATGACTCCAGGAAGAGGTTCAGGCAGAGGTTCCAGATCAAATGAATTTTATAATTGTGGAAAACTTGGACATTTTGCAAATGATTGCTGGTTTAACAAAATGGTTGAAGAGAAGGCAAACATAGCTGAAATAGGAGAACAAGAAGATGGAGTTTTGTTAATGGCCAACAAAGAGATGATTCAAGAAGAAGATGGAATTTGGTACCTTGACAGTGGTGCCAGCAACCACATGAGTGGGCTCAAACATATCTTTACTGATTTAAGAGAAATAAATTCaggatttgtgtcttttggtgaTGCATCAAAGGCTGAAGTCAAAGGAAGAGGTGAAATTTGTTTTTCCAGAAAGGAAGGAAGACAAGGAAAAATTAAAGATGTTTATTATGTTTCGGAGATGAAAAATAATATTCTTAGCCTCGGACAACTACTGGAAAAAGGATACTCAATTTTCTTGGAGGATAAAGTTATGTTTTTGAAGGACAAAAATGGAAGAGTAATTGCTCATATGGAAATGACACAAAATTGGATGTTCAAATTAAATTTAAGAAATATACAGGAAACTTATATGCAAGTGAAGATGGAGGACAAAGCAACTTTGTGGCACAGGAGACTCTGACACCTACACTAATGTGGTCTAAAAGAGAGGTCAAACAAAGGAATAGTTCATGGGATTCCAAGCATGGATTTTTCAGGAAATTTTTGTGAAGAATGTTTATTGGGGAAGCAAACAAGAAACTCCTTCCAGAAGAAGGCAATATATCGTGCTACAGAGCCTCTCGAATTGGTGCATACGGACATTTGTGGTCCCGTCACACCTAAATCATTCAGCTCCAAGAGGTATTTTCTTACATTTGTTGATGACTACTCTCGAAGAACATGGGTTTATTTTTTAAATGAGAAATCTGAGGCATTAAAAGCATTcaagaaatataaatttttggTTGAAAAGAAGACGGGAATGCATATCAAAGAATTGCATTCGGATAGAGGCGGAGAATATACATCAAATGAATTCACTGAATATTGTGAAGAATAGGGCATTAAAAGGTTCTTGACAGCCCCATATTCACCAAAACAGAACGGCATGGCCAAAAGGAAAAATTGAACAATCTTAGACATGGTAAGATCAATGTTGAAGAGCAAAGAACTGCCAAAGGAACTCTGGGTTGAAGCTGTTCAGTGTGTAGTTTATATTCAAAATCGGTGTGTACACTCAAATTTGGGAGATAAAATACCTCAGGAATTGTGGAGTGAAAAGAAACCTATTGTATCACATTTAAAAGTCTTTGGAAGTGTTGCATATTCTCATATACCAGATCAGAAAAGAACAAAGCTGGAAGACAAGAGCAGAAAATATATTTCTATTGGATATGATGAGAAAACTAAAGCTTATAGGCTTCTTGATCCAGCTGCTATGAAGGTGTTTGTTAGTAGAGATGTGAAGATACAAGAGGATGATGCATATGACTGGAATAAAACACCAGAAGAAGCAGCACCAATTTCAAAAATGTTACCAACAAGCTTTGATACACCTGAAGAAGTAGAATCAGACGAGGATGAGCCCAGGAATCCTAGAACACGAGGCTTACATGACATATATGAACATGGTGAGGTGCACTTAGTATGTTTGGTGGCTGATACAGAAAGCATAGATTTTGGAGAAGCTGTGCAAAATAGGAAGTCGCATGCTGCaatggatgaagaaattaaagCTATTGAAAAGAACAAAACTTGGGAACTTGTTGAACCCCCAGAAAATTGTAAGCCAATTGATGTTAAATGGGTTTATAAGAAGAAAATGAATGTACATGGAGAAATAGAAAGATACAAGGCACGGTTAGTTGCTAAGGGTTGCCGTCAAAAAGTCAGAATCGACTATGATGAAGTCTTCGCACCCGTGGAAAAAATGGAAATAATACGACTTCTGATCTCACAAGCAGCTCAATATAAGTGGCATATTTATCAAATGGACGTAAAGTCAGCTTTTTTAAATGGAACGCTCGAAGAGGTAGTGTACGTGAGCCAGCTGtggcgccttccaaacccgggtcagaagtttggggtccacacacacaccttaattataacctacttataacaataataaagataataataatatatgcaatgaccctacttaccaatcaccacggaccgcaacaggttaaagtatgcacacaagccaaacacactaatatattacaaactgttcaaatcccaactatttcaaatttaaactgagtattaaacattattacaacttttacaaacttaaattattccaaaagaagcctactagctcagctttctcaacctgaacccctagctctcgcgctggactggggattctctttaccaactggttcatttttaactggaaagaatataaacaacatcgcacgaatgagctaactagctcagcaagtcacaatgacaaaacttagaataatgatcatcaggtgaatatgtttatgatatcaagtgaacaatggattatgatttagaattggatattatacttttaatttaaaaaccaaggttagggtgctgatcagtcacgcactaaccccgagcaaggcacacaacattgctctaactactggatccaagggacacattggcctaacttgaccattatatggtctgaccacgaatctggtccacaattttataaaaacaatccaattctaacataataacagaatatgcaataataaacaataaccaaaatcattaacaacaataaatgtttaacaatgaaagggtttcaatccttgtaaggatcaataaggcaatttaaaaacttggatgctgggtaatgaaagaattggataacaaaggaatcaatgtttcaaggtttcaaggattcggtctttcaaagtataagataccatgggttgagtatataatagttcatttcagtgtttgatatttagtttgtatgtatatgtagagtagtatcgtagatttgtggttcttgtttgggtatacaataatcaatggattagaaagaatatgattcatggctcaaggacaataactgaaatcaggatttaggtttctgtgcttcaaagcacttgcaatatcacgggattatcaagtactacaatatcacaagaaagttcagaacacttgcctggtattagcttactacactgcactcggttccaatcacaactgttttactcctcaactacctgtttccctttcctacgtcttgcctcttctgctcacatatcataagcatctatcaataatttactcatggaattctattcaacatatacttctatctacccttcgttttacccaaatccgattgacggattgaaagttattcaataatcaagtaaacactgaatatatagaccgatagtcaattaacaagtcacatgtagcacataatacatcacgtaatcaatgatatattattt
This window contains:
- the LOC141673365 gene encoding uncharacterized protein LOC141673365 — encoded protein: MQAQGVWAVIKATGPKAAVYGKSDKITLAMIYQGIPEDMLLSIAEKKTAKEGWEAIKVMRQGADRVKKARVQIVKAEFETLWMDDVEQLDDFYMKLNGLMSTIRALGEKMHDSYIVKKLLRAVPSRFLQIALTIEQFGDLEKMTVEETVGSLQGHEERLKGQNETTGSKLLLIDEEWSRREKNDTKLLLTHEAWLKRTSNTYGSGNWRGGRGFKGTSRAQSTVRCFNCNILGHYAADCKRPRRERNQKSEANLVEIKDDEPALLLSELDESKTTMVLLNKEKVIP